Proteins found in one Streptomyces sp. CB09001 genomic segment:
- the narI gene encoding respiratory nitrate reductase subunit gamma produces the protein MNVFLWGVLPYAAFALLIAGLVWRHRYDRFGWTTRSSQVYESKLLNIASPVFHYGILFVLAGHLIGLFIPASWTQSIGISEHAYHLFSLYGGTFSGVLAVAGIGILIYRRRTNAPVFRATTANDKLMYVFLLGALLLGMIAKLSDTSGNGYDYRSTIAPWSRSLFTLNPKTELMAGVPVLYHVHAVVGMVLIALVPYTRLVHMFSAPLQYLTRPYVVYRSRDPRQLGPRPDRRGWERAGS, from the coding sequence ATGAACGTCTTCCTGTGGGGCGTGCTGCCCTACGCCGCCTTCGCGCTGCTGATCGCGGGCCTCGTCTGGCGGCACCGCTACGACCGCTTCGGCTGGACGACCCGCTCCTCGCAGGTCTACGAGTCGAAGCTGCTGAACATCGCCTCGCCGGTCTTCCACTACGGCATCCTGTTCGTGCTCGCCGGCCATCTGATCGGCCTGTTCATCCCGGCGTCCTGGACGCAGTCGATCGGCATCAGCGAGCACGCGTACCACCTGTTCTCGCTCTACGGCGGCACGTTCTCCGGCGTTCTCGCGGTCGCCGGGATCGGCATCCTGATCTACCGGCGCCGCACCAACGCCCCCGTCTTCCGGGCCACCACGGCCAACGACAAGCTCATGTACGTCTTCCTGCTCGGCGCCCTGCTCCTGGGCATGATCGCCAAGCTGTCCGACACCTCGGGCAACGGCTACGACTACCGGAGCACCATCGCGCCCTGGTCGCGCAGCCTGTTCACGCTGAACCCGAAGACGGAGCTGATGGCCGGCGTCCCGGTGCTGTACCACGTGCACGCGGTGGTCGGGATGGTGCTGATCGCCCTGGTGCCCTACACCCGCCTGGTGCACATGTTCAGCGCGCCCCTGCAGTACCTGACCCGCCCGTACGTGGTCTACCGGTCGCGCGACCCCAGGCAGCTGGGGCCGCGCCCGGACCGGCGGGGCTGGGAGCGCGCGGGCTCCTGA
- the narH gene encoding nitrate reductase subunit beta → MRPMAQVAMVMNLDKCIGCHTCSVTCKQAWTNRRGMEYVWFNNVETRPGQGYPRRYEDQEKWRGGWELNRRGALRLKAGGRFKKLAGIFSNPRLPEIKDYYEPWTYDYKNLTDAPLGTDYPVARPVSQLDGKPMKIGWSSNWDDSLGGAPAYGDLDPMVERTRQQASEKVRFAYEETFMFYLPRICEHCLNPSCVASCPSGAMYKRSEDGIVLVDQDRCRGWRMCVTGCPYKKVYFNHRTGKAEKCTFCYPRIEAGQPTVCSETCVGRLRYLGVVLYDADKVTEAAETPDEHDLYEAQLGVFLDPEDPEVRRAAEEAGIPFDWIEAARRSPVHALVSRYRVALPLHPEYRTMPMVWYIPPLSPVVDALTETGHDGEDADNLFGAIDTLRIPLEYLAELFTAGDTGPVRASLEKLAAMRAHMRSVNLGEDPDPAVCAGVGMRPEEVEEMYRLLAIAKYEERYVIPTAAVGDAHRLEASALPDTCSLDTDGGPGMGGDGPFGQDSGRKRLPLVPVENFHILRRRQTADDEREV, encoded by the coding sequence ATGCGCCCGATGGCCCAGGTCGCGATGGTCATGAACCTCGACAAGTGCATCGGCTGCCACACCTGTTCGGTGACCTGCAAGCAGGCGTGGACCAACCGGCGGGGCATGGAGTACGTCTGGTTCAACAACGTCGAGACCCGCCCGGGACAGGGCTATCCGCGCCGCTACGAGGACCAGGAGAAGTGGCGGGGCGGCTGGGAGCTGAACCGGCGCGGCGCGCTGAGACTGAAGGCGGGCGGCCGGTTCAAGAAGCTCGCCGGGATCTTCTCCAACCCGCGGCTCCCGGAGATCAAGGACTACTACGAGCCCTGGACGTACGACTACAAGAACCTCACCGACGCCCCCCTCGGCACCGACTACCCCGTCGCGCGGCCGGTCTCGCAGCTCGACGGCAAGCCGATGAAGATCGGCTGGTCCTCGAACTGGGACGACAGCCTGGGCGGCGCCCCCGCCTACGGCGACCTGGACCCGATGGTGGAGCGCACGCGTCAACAGGCATCGGAGAAGGTGCGGTTCGCGTACGAAGAGACCTTCATGTTCTACCTGCCGCGCATCTGCGAGCACTGCCTGAACCCGTCGTGTGTGGCGTCGTGCCCGTCGGGGGCGATGTACAAGCGCTCGGAGGACGGCATCGTCCTGGTCGACCAGGACCGCTGCCGGGGCTGGCGGATGTGCGTGACCGGATGCCCGTACAAGAAGGTGTACTTCAACCACCGCACCGGCAAGGCGGAGAAGTGCACCTTCTGCTACCCGCGCATCGAGGCCGGTCAGCCCACGGTCTGCTCGGAGACCTGCGTGGGCCGGCTCAGGTACCTGGGCGTGGTCCTCTACGACGCCGACAAGGTGACCGAGGCCGCCGAGACACCGGACGAACACGACCTGTACGAGGCGCAGTTGGGCGTCTTCCTCGACCCGGAGGACCCGGAGGTGCGGCGGGCCGCAGAGGAGGCGGGGATCCCGTTCGACTGGATCGAGGCGGCCCGCCGCTCCCCTGTGCACGCGCTGGTCAGCAGGTACAGGGTCGCGCTGCCCCTGCATCCCGAATACCGCACGATGCCGATGGTCTGGTACATCCCGCCGCTGTCGCCGGTGGTGGACGCGCTGACGGAGACCGGGCACGACGGCGAGGACGCTGACAACCTGTTCGGCGCGATCGACACGCTGCGCATCCCGCTGGAGTACCTGGCCGAGCTGTTCACCGCGGGAGACACCGGGCCGGTGCGGGCGTCGCTGGAGAAGCTCGCCGCGATGCGGGCCCACATGCGGTCGGTCAACCTCGGCGAGGACCCCGACCCGGCCGTCTGCGCGGGCGTCGGCATGCGCCCCGAGGAGGTCGAGGAGATGTACCGGCTGCTGGCGATCGCCAAGTACGAGGAGCGGTACGTGATCCCGACGGCGGCCGTCGGGGACGCGCACCGGCTGGAGGCGTCCGCCCTGCCGGACACGTGCAGCCTGGACACCGACGGCGGCCCCGGCATGGGCGGCGACGGGCCGTTCGGCCAGGACTCGGGACGCAAACGGCTGCCGCTGGTGCCTGTGGAGAACTTCCACATCCTGCGCAGGCGGCAGACCGCGGACGACGAGAGGGAGGTCTGA
- a CDS encoding phage holin family protein, giving the protein MSGGRWRRVASQVGRSVTVWAVSTLTMLVLAGILPDFRLQSPDGDSATDIAMTAAVGAGAFGLLSALVWPLMVRLLLLVPALVLGLLVFFLNGGLLLLAIDVNPAGRGGVAPETAVVVAAVMSAVASATGGALAVRDDDAYRRRLYRLADRRRRSGPPCPAGPGTVFLQLDGVGHDVLLGAVDRGAMPTVARWLGRDGASATHRLAEWRTDWSSQTGASQLGILHGSNHDIPAFRWYEKDSGEVMVCNRPTSAAELQYRAVRRTGDGGLLSLDGASRGNLFGGGADEQALVLSIATRRRSRETRSRSGYFAYFSDPANAVRTAMSFVAEVCREIGQSTRARVHKVRPRVSRGGLYPFVRAFATVVERDVVVAAVMGDMLAGRTAVYADLVAYDEVAHHSGPGSRDAAKVLGRLDRALALIENVAEHAPRPYRIVLLSDHGQSPGETFRARYGLTLADLVRAGCGLPVPRSARRTRSGAEARNTVRAALHRPVEEGAEQQRPADTPTGRRSEPIVLASGNLGLVSFPDVPHRMTREEIDARHPALLPTLANHPGIGFLLVRSEEHGGVVLGARGAEVSLDRLDQDPGPLAPFGPGAADAVRRTHSFPHTADIMVNSFHEPADGEVLAFEEQIGSHGGLGGAQSRAFLLSPVVLSAPVAEDAEIVGAEHVHRVLRRWLRESNGPQVPVDSVDDSRPDIAGGAPFPVAEGFVRDKSA; this is encoded by the coding sequence GTGAGTGGAGGCCGTTGGCGCCGGGTCGCCAGTCAGGTCGGGCGGAGTGTCACGGTGTGGGCCGTGTCCACGCTCACCATGCTCGTGCTCGCCGGGATCCTGCCGGACTTCCGGCTCCAGTCGCCCGACGGGGACAGCGCGACCGACATCGCCATGACCGCCGCGGTCGGCGCCGGTGCCTTCGGCCTGCTCTCCGCCCTGGTCTGGCCGCTCATGGTCCGCCTGCTGCTCCTGGTGCCGGCGCTCGTCCTCGGCCTGCTGGTCTTCTTCCTCAACGGCGGGCTACTGCTCCTCGCGATCGACGTGAACCCGGCCGGACGCGGCGGCGTCGCCCCCGAGACGGCGGTCGTGGTGGCCGCCGTCATGTCCGCCGTCGCCTCCGCCACCGGCGGCGCCCTGGCCGTGCGCGACGACGACGCCTACCGGCGCCGCCTCTACCGCCTCGCCGACCGCCGCCGCAGATCGGGACCGCCCTGCCCGGCCGGTCCCGGCACCGTCTTCCTGCAACTGGACGGCGTCGGCCACGACGTCCTGCTCGGTGCCGTCGACCGCGGCGCCATGCCCACCGTCGCCCGCTGGCTCGGCCGCGACGGCGCCTCGGCGACCCACCGGCTCGCCGAGTGGCGCACCGACTGGTCCAGCCAGACCGGCGCCAGCCAGCTCGGCATCCTGCACGGCAGCAACCACGACATCCCCGCGTTCCGCTGGTACGAGAAGGACAGCGGCGAGGTCATGGTCTGCAACCGCCCGACCAGCGCCGCCGAACTCCAGTACCGCGCCGTGCGGCGCACCGGCGACGGCGGACTGCTCAGCCTCGACGGCGCCAGCCGCGGCAACCTGTTCGGCGGCGGCGCCGACGAACAGGCCCTCGTGCTGTCCATAGCCACCCGCCGCCGCAGCCGCGAGACCCGCTCCAGATCCGGCTACTTCGCCTACTTCTCCGACCCGGCCAACGCCGTGCGCACCGCGATGTCCTTCGTCGCCGAGGTGTGCCGGGAGATCGGCCAGTCCACCCGCGCCCGCGTCCACAAGGTCCGCCCGCGCGTCTCCCGCGGCGGCCTCTACCCCTTCGTGCGCGCCTTCGCGACCGTCGTCGAACGTGACGTCGTCGTCGCCGCCGTGATGGGCGACATGCTCGCGGGCCGTACCGCCGTCTACGCCGACCTGGTGGCCTACGACGAGGTCGCCCACCACTCCGGGCCGGGCAGCCGGGACGCCGCCAAGGTCCTCGGCCGGCTGGACCGGGCCCTCGCCCTGATCGAGAACGTCGCCGAGCACGCCCCGCGCCCCTACCGGATCGTGCTCCTGTCCGACCACGGCCAGAGCCCCGGCGAGACCTTCCGCGCCCGCTACGGCCTGACCCTCGCCGACCTGGTGCGGGCCGGCTGCGGGCTGCCCGTGCCGCGCAGCGCCCGGCGCACCCGCAGCGGCGCCGAGGCACGCAACACCGTACGGGCGGCCCTGCACCGCCCCGTCGAGGAGGGCGCCGAGCAGCAGCGGCCCGCCGACACCCCCACCGGGCGCCGCTCCGAGCCGATCGTGCTGGCCTCCGGCAACCTCGGCCTGGTCTCCTTCCCGGATGTGCCGCACCGGATGACCCGCGAGGAGATCGACGCCCGCCACCCCGCCCTGCTGCCGACCCTCGCCAACCACCCCGGCATCGGCTTCCTGCTGGTGCGCAGCGAGGAACACGGCGGTGTCGTGCTCGGCGCGCGCGGCGCCGAGGTGTCCCTGGACCGGCTCGACCAGGACCCCGGGCCGCTCGCCCCCTTCGGTCCCGGCGCCGCCGACGCCGTCCGCCGCACGCACTCCTTCCCGCACACCGCCGACATCATGGTCAACTCCTTCCACGAGCCGGCCGACGGCGAGGTCCTCGCCTTCGAGGAGCAGATCGGCTCGCACGGCGGACTGGGCGGCGCCCAGTCGCGCGCCTTCCTGCTGTCGCCGGTCGTCCTGTCCGCACCGGTCGCCGAGGACGCGGAGATCGTCGGCGCCGAACACGTCCACCGGGTACTGCGCCGCTGGCTGCGCGAGTCGAACGGTCCGCAGGTGCCCGTGGACTCGGTGGACGATTCACGGCCGGACATCGCGGGCGGCGCACCTTTTCCCGTCGCAGAGGGGTTCGTACGGGACAAAAGCGCCTGA
- a CDS encoding amino acid permease, producing the protein MHVTGTVPPPAPEPRETPAAPDHTAPADPTPGNGRHARRFGLPVATALVMGNIIGGGIFLLPASVAPFGTISLLAFGVLTVGAIALALVFGRLAARDPRTGGPYVYAREAFGDFAGFLAAWAYWITTWVSNAALAVAAVGYLDVLIPVNDHRWTACLAALVIQWLPALANFAGARWVGAVQLVSTVLKFAPLLLVAVGGLFFFDPDNLGPFNASGSSGIGAVSAAAAILLFSYLGVESAAVSAGEVEDPRRTVGRATVIGTAGAALVYLLGTLSVFGTVAHDRLVTSDAPFSDAVNAMFGGAWGGWAVALAALVSMTGCLNGWTLLSAQTPYAAARDGLFPAAFARRRRGVPTVGVGVTVVLASLLTVYNYTSGSAKVFEVLVLVTTFTATVPYLLATAAQLFHLVSGQGEKVDRVRLVRDGVVASVAAAFSLWLVAGAGYAAVYQGVLFLFAGVLVYAVLAARRRRAEGPAAP; encoded by the coding sequence ATGCACGTCACCGGGACCGTTCCCCCACCGGCTCCGGAACCGCGGGAGACCCCCGCGGCCCCCGACCACACCGCTCCCGCCGACCCCACCCCCGGCAACGGCAGGCACGCCCGCCGCTTCGGGCTGCCCGTCGCCACCGCCCTGGTCATGGGCAACATCATCGGCGGCGGCATCTTCCTGCTCCCGGCCTCCGTCGCCCCCTTCGGCACCATCAGCCTGCTGGCCTTCGGCGTCCTGACCGTCGGCGCCATCGCGCTCGCGCTGGTCTTCGGCCGCCTCGCCGCCCGCGACCCGCGCACCGGCGGCCCCTACGTCTACGCCCGTGAGGCCTTCGGCGACTTCGCCGGGTTCCTCGCCGCCTGGGCGTACTGGATCACCACCTGGGTGTCCAACGCGGCGCTCGCCGTCGCCGCCGTCGGCTACCTCGACGTCCTGATCCCGGTGAACGACCACCGCTGGACCGCGTGCCTGGCCGCCCTCGTCATCCAGTGGCTGCCCGCGCTCGCCAACTTCGCCGGCGCCCGCTGGGTGGGTGCCGTCCAGCTGGTCTCCACCGTGCTGAAGTTCGCGCCGCTGCTGCTCGTCGCCGTCGGCGGACTGTTCTTCTTCGACCCGGACAACCTCGGCCCGTTCAACGCGAGCGGCTCCAGCGGTATCGGCGCGGTCTCCGCCGCCGCCGCGATCCTGCTCTTCTCCTACCTCGGCGTGGAGTCCGCCGCCGTCAGCGCCGGCGAGGTCGAGGACCCCCGCCGCACGGTCGGCCGGGCCACCGTCATCGGCACCGCGGGCGCCGCCCTGGTCTACCTCCTCGGCACCCTCTCGGTCTTCGGCACCGTCGCCCACGACCGCCTGGTCACCTCGGACGCCCCTTTCTCGGACGCCGTGAACGCCATGTTCGGCGGCGCCTGGGGCGGGTGGGCCGTCGCGCTGGCCGCCCTGGTCTCGATGACCGGCTGCCTCAACGGCTGGACCCTGCTCAGCGCCCAGACCCCGTACGCGGCGGCCAGGGACGGACTCTTCCCGGCCGCGTTCGCGCGCAGGCGGCGCGGGGTGCCCACCGTGGGCGTCGGCGTCACCGTCGTCCTCGCCTCCCTGCTCACCGTCTACAACTACACGTCCGGCTCGGCGAAGGTCTTCGAGGTCCTGGTGCTCGTCACCACCTTCACCGCCACCGTGCCCTACCTGCTGGCCACCGCCGCCCAGCTCTTCCACCTGGTCTCCGGACAGGGCGAGAAGGTCGACCGGGTGCGACTGGTGCGGGACGGCGTGGTCGCGTCGGTCGCGGCGGCCTTCTCCCTGTGGCTGGTCGCGGGCGCCGGCTACGCGGCGGTCTACCAGGGCGTGCTGTTCCTCTTCGCGGGCGTGCTCGTGTACGCGGTGCTGGCGGCCCGCAGGCGGCGTGCGGAGGGCCCCGCCGCACCGTAA
- a CDS encoding MBL fold metallo-hydrolase, with protein MPVELTWWGHATCTVEDSGIRVLTDPLFVRRLAHLRRRRGAVPPPEAWRADVALVSHLHADHLHVPSLARLAPGTRLLVPRGARRAVPGLRRLGHLELTEVAPGDETTVGDLLIRAVPARHDGRRLPVGRHRAPALGYVVEGEGRTYFAGDTGLFDGMEEVVGPVDVALLPVGGWGPYLGAEHLDAGRAAEALARLAPRTAVPVHYGTYWPIGMDAVRPHEFHTPGEEFVRLSALRAPGVAVHRLGHGESVRVEVAR; from the coding sequence GTGCCGGTGGAGCTCACGTGGTGGGGTCACGCCACCTGCACGGTCGAGGATTCGGGCATCCGCGTGCTCACCGATCCCCTGTTCGTCCGCCGGCTGGCCCATCTGCGCCGCAGGCGGGGCGCGGTGCCGCCGCCCGAAGCGTGGCGCGCGGATGTGGCGCTGGTGTCCCATCTGCACGCCGACCACCTGCATGTGCCGTCGCTCGCGCGGCTCGCGCCGGGCACGCGCCTGCTCGTGCCCCGGGGCGCACGACGGGCGGTGCCGGGGCTGCGCCGGCTCGGGCACCTGGAGCTGACCGAGGTGGCGCCGGGTGACGAGACGACCGTCGGTGACCTGCTCATACGGGCGGTCCCCGCGCGTCACGACGGGCGGCGGCTGCCGGTCGGACGGCACCGCGCCCCCGCGCTCGGGTACGTCGTCGAGGGCGAGGGCCGGACGTACTTCGCCGGGGACACCGGTCTGTTCGACGGCATGGAGGAGGTGGTCGGTCCGGTCGACGTGGCGCTGCTGCCGGTGGGCGGCTGGGGCCCCTACCTGGGTGCGGAGCACCTGGACGCGGGGCGGGCGGCCGAGGCGCTGGCCCGGCTGGCGCCGCGCACGGCGGTGCCGGTGCACTACGGCACGTACTGGCCGATCGGGATGGACGCCGTGCGCCCCCACGAGTTCCACACGCCGGGCGAGGAGTTCGTGCGCCTGTCGGCGCTGCGCGCGCCGGGCGTGGCGGTGCACCGGTTGGGGCACGGCGAGAGTGTGCGGGTGGAGGTCGCGCGGTGA
- the narJ gene encoding nitrate reductase molybdenum cofactor assembly chaperone gives MPGFEVLYQAAALCLTYPDDDFRARLPLLREAAPQLRGFTDHAAATGQSELQAHYVEVFDFKNRHSLYLSWWTDGDTRNRGMSLVRFKELYRAHGLEFTGEELPDFLPAVLEFVSRTGNMGMLTEHRDALDQLRARLTAFGTPYACVLDAVCATLPPAPSGARR, from the coding sequence ATGCCCGGCTTCGAGGTGCTGTACCAGGCGGCGGCGCTCTGTCTGACGTATCCCGACGACGACTTCCGCGCCCGGCTGCCGCTGCTGCGCGAGGCGGCGCCGCAACTGCGCGGCTTCACCGACCACGCGGCGGCGACCGGGCAGAGTGAACTCCAGGCGCACTACGTCGAGGTCTTCGACTTCAAGAACCGGCACAGCCTGTACCTGAGCTGGTGGACCGACGGCGACACCCGCAACCGAGGGATGTCCCTGGTCCGCTTCAAGGAGCTGTACCGCGCCCACGGCCTGGAGTTCACCGGCGAGGAGCTGCCGGACTTCCTGCCCGCGGTCCTGGAGTTCGTCTCCCGCACCGGGAACATGGGGATGCTCACCGAGCACCGCGACGCCCTGGACCAGCTGCGCGCCCGGCTCACCGCCTTCGGCACGCCCTACGCGTGCGTCCTGGACGCCGTGTGCGCCACCCTGCCGCCCGCACCCTCCGGAGCCCGCCGATGA
- a CDS encoding SigE family RNA polymerase sigma factor — protein MDHGEDALHAFVRDRRLALFRSAYLMCGNRHEAEDLVQTTLVKVVLGRRRLQKLDNIEAYARKTLFNTFIEGRRRFWRREHAYGEVPERAAPESDSETGMVVREALARITPRQRAVLVLRYWEDQSVEATAAVLGMRENTVKSHTARGLAALRAEMGKELV, from the coding sequence GTGGATCACGGTGAGGACGCGCTGCACGCCTTCGTCCGGGACAGACGCCTGGCGCTCTTCAGGAGCGCCTACCTGATGTGCGGCAACCGCCACGAGGCGGAGGACCTGGTGCAGACCACCTTGGTCAAGGTGGTGCTCGGCCGGCGGCGCCTGCAGAAGCTGGACAACATCGAGGCGTACGCCCGCAAGACGCTGTTCAACACCTTCATCGAGGGCAGACGCCGGTTCTGGCGGCGCGAGCACGCGTACGGGGAGGTGCCCGAACGGGCCGCTCCCGAGTCCGACTCGGAGACCGGGATGGTGGTCCGGGAGGCGCTGGCCCGCATCACACCGCGGCAGCGGGCCGTGCTGGTGCTGCGCTACTGGGAGGACCAGAGCGTCGAGGCGACCGCCGCGGTGCTCGGAATGCGGGAGAACACGGTGAAGAGCCACACGGCCCGCGGGCTGGCGGCTCTCCGGGCCGAGATGGGGAAGGAACTCGTATGA
- a CDS encoding OsmC family protein — MATTRSAHTVWEGNLLEGNGVVTFDSSGIGEQPVSWPSRAEKANGKTSPEELIAAAHSSCFSMALSNGLAGAGTPPTKLTTSADVTFQPGEGITGIHLTVEGTVPGLDNDAFVAAAEDAKKNCPVSQALTGTTITLSAKLA, encoded by the coding sequence GTGGCAACCACGCGCTCCGCACACACCGTCTGGGAAGGCAACCTGCTCGAGGGCAACGGTGTCGTCACCTTCGACTCGTCCGGCATCGGCGAGCAGCCGGTGTCGTGGCCGTCGCGCGCCGAGAAGGCCAACGGGAAGACCAGCCCCGAAGAGCTGATCGCCGCCGCCCACTCCAGCTGCTTCTCCATGGCGCTGTCGAACGGCCTGGCCGGCGCCGGCACCCCGCCCACCAAGCTCACCACCTCCGCCGACGTCACCTTCCAGCCCGGCGAGGGCATCACCGGTATCCACCTCACCGTGGAGGGCACCGTCCCCGGCCTCGACAACGACGCGTTCGTCGCCGCCGCCGAGGACGCCAAGAAGAACTGCCCGGTCAGCCAGGCCCTGACCGGCACGACCATCACCCTGTCGGCCAAGCTGGCCTGA
- a CDS encoding MoxR family ATPase, producing MQAAVTVTPARLPELLLGLATVRPVFLWGAPGIGKSSLVRNFADSLGLECVSLLGTQLAPEDLIGVPQIRDGRSVFCPPESIARDEPYCLFLDELNAATPDVQKAFYSLILDRRIGNYELPKGSIVIGAGNRATDNALARPIASALVNRLAHVHLDASAKDWLVWAGENGIHPWITDHLTDRPDHLWSKPPKTEEPFSTPRSWHMLSDALHSFGQDLDEETLKVLAHGTLTPAHATAFCGYVKIVRSRFGIEAILKGEARWPSGLQDRDLLYYLAESFRGRLVKELPASKEHMSANGRQTAYRAKSLLVQLAEISVEVAQSVIASDADGNPLLPAWFLVEAARDMPRLVEARR from the coding sequence GTGCAGGCAGCCGTCACCGTCACTCCCGCCCGCCTCCCGGAACTGCTGCTCGGCCTCGCCACCGTGCGGCCGGTCTTCCTGTGGGGCGCACCCGGCATCGGCAAGTCCTCCCTGGTGAGGAACTTCGCCGACTCGCTGGGCCTGGAGTGCGTGAGCCTGCTCGGCACCCAGCTCGCGCCGGAGGACCTGATCGGCGTCCCGCAGATCCGGGACGGCCGCTCGGTGTTCTGCCCGCCGGAGTCCATCGCCCGCGACGAGCCGTACTGCCTCTTCCTGGACGAGCTGAACGCGGCCACCCCGGACGTGCAGAAGGCGTTCTACTCCCTGATCCTCGACCGCCGCATCGGGAACTACGAACTCCCCAAGGGCTCCATCGTCATCGGCGCCGGAAACCGCGCCACCGACAACGCGCTGGCCCGCCCCATCGCCTCCGCGCTGGTCAACCGCCTCGCCCACGTCCACCTGGACGCCTCCGCCAAGGACTGGCTCGTCTGGGCCGGTGAGAACGGCATCCACCCGTGGATCACCGACCACCTCACCGACCGCCCCGACCACCTGTGGTCCAAGCCGCCCAAGACCGAGGAGCCGTTCTCCACCCCGCGGTCCTGGCACATGCTCTCCGACGCCCTGCACTCCTTCGGCCAGGACCTCGACGAGGAGACCCTGAAGGTCCTCGCGCACGGCACCCTCACCCCGGCCCACGCGACCGCCTTCTGCGGCTACGTCAAGATCGTCCGCAGCCGCTTCGGCATCGAGGCGATCCTCAAGGGCGAGGCCCGCTGGCCCAGCGGCCTCCAGGACCGCGACCTGCTCTACTACCTCGCCGAGTCCTTCCGCGGCCGCCTGGTCAAGGAACTGCCCGCGAGCAAGGAGCACATGTCGGCGAACGGCCGCCAGACCGCCTACCGGGCCAAGTCGCTGCTCGTGCAGCTCGCCGAGATCTCCGTCGAGGTCGCCCAGAGCGTCATCGCCTCCGACGCCGACGGCAACCCGCTGCTGCCCGCCTGGTTCCTGGTCGAGGCCGCCCGCGACATGCCCCGGCTGGTCGAGGCCCGCCGATGA